ATTCTTGTCCACATTATTACCCAATTTAAGCGCCAAATAGTAGGCGAAAAGCTGCAACGGCTCGATGTAGACCAGCGGAGTCAGCAATTCCGGCATCTTTGGGAGAAAGAAAACTTCGTCGGCGTTTCCCATTGCACTGCCTTCTTCGGTCAAAAGTACCGTCGTGGCGCCGACTTCCTTCATTGCTTTCATCGCCTGCAGGCAGCGCTCCTTGCCCGCGCTTCCCGGAGCGATGAAGAACACAACCGCTTCCGGCCCCAGCGAGACCCAGGGGCCGTGCAAGAATTGCTCGACTTCGTATCCGCCAGCATGGAGAAAAGTAGTTTCCTGCATTTTCAAGGCCGCCTCCAGGGCGGTATTCAGGTTCGGGCCATAAGAAACAAAGATAAACCGCTTGCGGTCAGCGAGGTGCTCGGCCAGTTTTTTGGACTGTTGCTCAAAATTGAGGCCCGTTCTCAAGAATTCCGGGAGCTTTTCAAGGCCGAGTTTGGTTTTGTCCGCAAGGTTCAACTTTTGGGCTGTCGCCTCGACCAATTGTAAAAGAACGGTTAGGGCAGAGAGGTAGCTCACGGTATGGGCGGAGGAAAGCTCTTGATAGCTTGTCAATAAAACATGCTCCCCCAAACTCACTTCCTTTTGCGGGTTTTTTCCGGTTACGGAAATGGTGAGCGCCCCTTTTTCCTTCACCATCTTGGTGGCGCGCTCGGAAAAGGTCTTCCAGCCGCGGTGGGTTACAATAACG
This portion of the Verrucomicrobiia bacterium genome encodes:
- a CDS encoding SIS domain-containing protein, with the protein product MSPPAMRTTHPFYMYDSVLSQPQEVSNVLKENKEKCAETAEALSRKKRVYLVGIGTSSHAAMDGEYFFRLLCGDKLDAQYIHSFEFVHYPPRLDKDTAVVIVTHRGWKTFSERATKMVKEKGALTISVTGKNPQKEVSLGEHVLLTSYQELSSAHTVSYLSALTVLLQLVEATAQKLNLADKTKLGLEKLPEFLRTGLNFEQQSKKLAEHLADRKRFIFVSYGPNLNTALEAALKMQETTFLHAGGYEVEQFLHGPWVSLGPEAVVFFIAPGSAGKERCLQAMKAMKEVGATTVLLTEEGSAMGNADEVFFLPKMPELLTPLVYIEPLQLFAYYLALKLGNNVDKNRKDQSLYQKAAQAFEL